The Chitinophaga flava genome has a segment encoding these proteins:
- a CDS encoding non-ribosomal peptide synthetase: protein MMTLLKKIREHNLLLEIVEGKLEVFTDGQAPDPLLLAEIRERKSELVEFLLANDQANFDTSFKINIPVIPVAESYPLSPSQRRMWVLSQFRESSIGYNMSGAYVFEGAFNDAALTAAFHALIARHEILRTVFREDEHGVVRQFILPAERVGFAVASHDLRTAIDPGAAAAALGHEAFIQPFDFVSGPLLRAGLYQVADNKWIFTYVMHHIISDGWSMGILFREVLGLYDSFIKGNASPLPPLRIQYRDYASWQQEQLSGALLESHKRYWLGQFDGDVPVLELPSDKVRPAVKTYNGGAVVRRSINATGMRVLLQPSGATLFMGLLALVKALFYRYTQQGDITIGTPVAGREHADLEDQIGFYVNTLALRTRFSGDDSYRMLLHRVRDVALGAYEHQVYPFDELVDELKVQRDMSRNPLFDVQVIADNAESPRGEEPSGGKDWQARNYEGVVNRGSVFDLVFHFTETATSLETEVVYNTDVFSERNIIQYLDHLENLLEAVQLAPDTPISQLAYLGEEEQHQLNGFNNTGRPFAADATLVSLFEQQVALTPDATAVVYGNTKLSYKELDERSGLLASYLRRRGYGMADHLIGIMLDRSANLVISILGVLKSGAAYVPIDPSYPRSRKSYILEDAGIGLLLTETSCLFDLDYYNGEIFATDVQLSTLERELDEAKPVIHPEQLAYVIYTSGSTGTPKGVMIEHGAITNSVLGQQVMLQVNEGDRNLQFCSPSFDVSVFEIFITLSAGAALYIINEDDKRDAARLERFITQEKIDMVTLPAAYLGMLDMSRVHTLKQLVAGGEVPRVDIVTAFSQYGNFYNAYGPTESAVCVSLFKVGRGAADIADPLPLGRPLANVELYITDDNNKLLPIGVVGEICIGGAGLARGYLNNPDLTAEKFVQHPFKPGQKLYRTGDLGKWAPEGNIVFTGRKDNQVKIRGYRIELEEIELALRQHPGIDEAVVTATPDKKGEMSLYAYITGKSSFNISEIRAWLSTMLPGYMIPHRYMVVPSFPLTPNGKIDKTQLPGPGEMDMSTGVEYVAPRNETEKKMVAIWQEILGKEKIGVRDGFFDLGGDSIRILRMTTAIRNELDLHISTTDIYKNTTIESILAHIAVNSGEIELRKSRIKEHEALTDAALKELKERVLSEGRLPDPSNIEDIYLMSDIEKGMVYESLLDEQQRIYHDQMVQRIIAPATGFNADRFQLALELMADKHSILRTAFNLSDYETELQIVYKKISIPFQYRDLSGMARQEQELLVKDFMSQELERPFDFSAAPLWRINLFDFGNHEIIFIFQTHHAIMDGWSDASFTTELYNLYTRLEEDAAFRPAKLKSGYRDYIIRQEIDKQDDLIKKFWKNELAGYTRLDLFTREEVLDQYRRTMDRQQLIQLEKTAAMLNTTVKVVSLSAYLYLLKTLNYHDDIVAGLVTNARPDREDGDRILGCFLNTIPLRFAIDGYETCIDLIAGVHNKLVSLKEYERLSMFEISRLHMEEANRGNPFFDTIFNYVDFHAYSAIAKNDTPADTLPLLNISSHGRRNTWFDISIDATGGGYDVNITLVRKLRSGITAEKAGWLYLRILEAFTADVKQVTGKINLLDEAEKNSIHAVFNNTGKPYPQHETLVSLFEKQVAESPERHAVVFEGAALTYAALNEEAGKLADYLRNAFGTGKGSLVGIMLGRSEKLIVAILAVLKTGAAYVPVDPGYPEARKEFMLKDAGIQVLITHSAYPTGDLSFKGAVFLADVPLPDHGTARVSAVAVLPDDLAYVIYTSGSTGQPKGVMVEHAAIVNTVFSQREIFGVKEGEHALQFSSPSFDASVWEIFMALAAGAALYIVDEDTKQNPRLFEQYLTSHNISIATLPPSYVRLLQPAEIPVLQHLITAGEEAPGDKAAAFSAQGVYYNAYGPTETAICATVFKVEKGEHFNTLNVPVGRPVSNTQVYILNSQGNPVPPGAAGEICIAGAGLARGYLNNPALTAERFVPDPFKNGPRMYRTGDTGRWLPDGNIEFTGRKDAQVKINGFRIETGEVETALSRHPNIEAAAVSVFAETGSEAELVAYIVGPQLQSIDGIRDFLAAQLPAFMLPAQYIQLDQLPLTPNGKLDKKALPRPALIRKKTDVAYVAPGNETERRLVGIWQEILRIENIGIKDNFFESGGHSLKAMKLVAQVHKEFDVKLRLAGMFREPTIENIAKEIARQQWVAESRSEKDNEFVSDNEIIL, encoded by the coding sequence ATGATGACACTATTAAAAAAGATCAGAGAACACAACCTGCTGCTGGAAATAGTTGAAGGAAAGCTGGAAGTATTTACGGATGGGCAGGCGCCGGATCCTTTGCTGCTGGCGGAGATCAGGGAGCGTAAAAGTGAGCTGGTTGAGTTCTTGCTGGCTAATGATCAGGCAAATTTCGATACTTCATTTAAGATAAATATTCCTGTCATCCCCGTTGCCGAAAGCTATCCTTTATCTCCATCCCAGCGCAGGATGTGGGTGCTCAGCCAGTTCCGGGAAAGCAGCATTGGCTACAACATGTCCGGTGCTTACGTATTTGAAGGTGCATTCAACGATGCGGCGCTGACAGCGGCGTTCCATGCCCTTATTGCGCGGCATGAGATATTGCGGACGGTGTTCCGCGAAGATGAGCATGGGGTGGTAAGGCAGTTCATCCTGCCGGCGGAGCGCGTGGGTTTTGCAGTTGCCAGCCATGATCTGCGTACAGCCATTGACCCTGGAGCTGCTGCCGCAGCGCTGGGACATGAAGCTTTCATCCAGCCATTCGACTTTGTATCAGGGCCGCTGCTACGTGCAGGCCTGTATCAGGTTGCAGACAACAAATGGATCTTCACCTATGTGATGCATCATATCATCAGCGATGGCTGGTCTATGGGAATTTTGTTCAGGGAGGTGCTGGGGCTATACGATTCCTTCATTAAAGGCAATGCCAGCCCGCTACCGCCGCTTCGTATCCAGTACCGTGACTATGCGTCGTGGCAGCAGGAGCAGTTGAGCGGCGCCCTGCTGGAATCGCATAAACGTTACTGGCTGGGGCAGTTTGACGGAGATGTTCCCGTGCTGGAACTGCCGTCAGATAAGGTGCGGCCAGCAGTTAAGACCTATAACGGTGGTGCAGTGGTGCGTCGTAGCATAAATGCTACAGGCATGAGGGTACTGTTGCAGCCGTCCGGGGCAACGTTGTTTATGGGCCTGCTGGCGCTGGTGAAAGCCTTGTTTTACCGTTACACACAACAGGGAGATATCACGATCGGCACTCCTGTTGCAGGGCGTGAACATGCCGACCTGGAAGATCAGATAGGATTTTATGTAAACACCCTTGCCTTGCGGACGCGCTTCAGTGGGGATGACAGCTACCGGATGCTGCTTCATCGGGTAAGAGATGTGGCACTGGGAGCCTATGAGCATCAGGTGTACCCATTTGATGAACTGGTAGACGAGTTAAAGGTGCAACGCGATATGAGCCGCAATCCGCTGTTTGATGTGCAGGTAATAGCTGATAATGCGGAAAGCCCCCGTGGTGAGGAGCCTTCCGGTGGGAAAGACTGGCAGGCGAGGAATTATGAAGGAGTCGTCAACAGGGGAAGTGTGTTTGATCTGGTGTTTCATTTTACAGAAACAGCAACAAGCCTGGAAACAGAAGTCGTGTACAACACGGATGTGTTCAGCGAAAGAAATATCATTCAATACCTCGACCATCTGGAGAACCTGCTGGAAGCCGTGCAGTTGGCGCCAGACACTCCCATCAGCCAGTTGGCATATCTGGGAGAAGAAGAGCAGCATCAATTGAATGGATTCAATAACACCGGCCGGCCTTTTGCTGCAGACGCCACTCTGGTAAGTCTTTTTGAGCAACAGGTAGCCCTTACACCAGATGCAACCGCGGTGGTATACGGAAATACGAAATTAAGCTATAAAGAGCTGGATGAGCGGTCCGGGCTGCTGGCGTCTTATCTGCGCCGTCGCGGTTATGGGATGGCAGACCATCTTATCGGGATCATGCTGGACCGCTCAGCGAATCTGGTGATCTCCATACTGGGAGTACTGAAGTCCGGAGCGGCTTATGTACCTATAGATCCGTCTTATCCGCGTTCCCGCAAGTCCTATATCCTGGAAGATGCGGGGATAGGGCTGCTACTGACGGAAACGTCCTGTCTTTTCGACCTGGATTATTACAACGGAGAAATCTTTGCTACAGATGTGCAGCTCTCAACGCTTGAACGGGAGCTGGATGAAGCGAAACCGGTGATACATCCTGAACAGCTGGCGTATGTGATCTATACTTCCGGTTCTACAGGAACACCCAAAGGCGTCATGATTGAGCATGGGGCTATCACGAATTCTGTACTCGGCCAGCAGGTGATGTTACAGGTAAATGAGGGCGACCGGAACCTGCAGTTCTGTTCTCCTTCATTCGATGTATCCGTCTTTGAAATATTCATCACTTTATCCGCAGGTGCGGCGCTGTACATCATCAATGAGGATGATAAACGGGATGCTGCCAGGCTGGAACGCTTCATCACGCAGGAAAAGATCGATATGGTGACATTGCCTGCCGCATACCTGGGGATGCTGGACATGAGCAGGGTACATACCCTGAAGCAGCTGGTGGCAGGAGGTGAGGTGCCCAGGGTGGATATAGTGACTGCGTTTTCACAGTATGGGAATTTCTATAACGCTTACGGGCCTACGGAATCGGCTGTCTGTGTATCCCTGTTTAAAGTTGGCAGAGGGGCAGCGGACATTGCTGACCCGTTGCCGCTGGGGCGGCCACTTGCCAACGTGGAGCTGTATATCACCGACGACAACAACAAACTGCTGCCAATCGGCGTAGTGGGAGAGATCTGCATAGGCGGCGCGGGGCTGGCACGCGGATATCTGAATAACCCGGACCTCACCGCAGAGAAGTTTGTACAACATCCTTTTAAACCAGGACAAAAGCTATACAGGACGGGTGATCTGGGTAAATGGGCGCCTGAGGGGAATATAGTATTCACAGGAAGAAAAGATAACCAGGTTAAGATAAGAGGCTACCGGATTGAACTGGAAGAAATTGAACTGGCCCTGCGGCAACATCCGGGCATTGATGAGGCAGTGGTGACGGCAACACCGGATAAAAAAGGCGAAATGTCGCTGTACGCTTACATCACCGGCAAATCATCTTTTAATATATCAGAAATACGTGCGTGGTTAAGCACCATGCTGCCCGGGTACATGATTCCTCATCGCTACATGGTAGTACCTTCATTCCCGCTCACGCCAAACGGAAAAATAGATAAGACACAGCTTCCCGGCCCCGGAGAAATGGATATGTCCACGGGCGTGGAATATGTTGCGCCGCGTAATGAAACGGAAAAGAAGATGGTAGCAATATGGCAGGAGATACTGGGCAAGGAAAAGATAGGGGTGAGGGATGGCTTTTTCGACCTCGGTGGAGACTCCATCCGCATATTGCGTATGACCACCGCCATCAGGAATGAACTGGACCTGCATATATCCACTACCGATATCTATAAAAATACTACGATAGAAAGTATCCTCGCACATATTGCCGTGAACAGCGGGGAGATAGAACTGCGGAAGAGCAGGATAAAAGAACATGAAGCCCTCACGGATGCCGCCCTGAAGGAATTGAAGGAACGTGTGTTGTCTGAAGGACGTTTGCCTGATCCTTCAAACATTGAAGACATCTATCTGATGAGCGATATTGAAAAAGGCATGGTGTATGAATCTCTGTTGGACGAACAACAACGGATATATCATGATCAGATGGTGCAAAGGATCATTGCTCCCGCTACAGGTTTCAATGCAGACCGTTTCCAGCTGGCACTGGAACTGATGGCCGATAAACATTCCATCCTCAGGACCGCTTTCAACCTGAGCGATTATGAAACCGAATTACAGATCGTTTACAAAAAGATAAGCATCCCGTTTCAATATCGCGATCTGTCGGGGATGGCAAGGCAGGAGCAGGAATTGCTGGTGAAGGACTTCATGAGTCAGGAACTGGAGCGTCCCTTCGATTTTTCAGCAGCACCGTTATGGCGGATCAACCTGTTCGATTTCGGGAACCATGAAATCATATTCATCTTCCAGACACATCATGCTATCATGGACGGATGGAGCGATGCGTCCTTTACTACTGAATTATATAATCTCTATACCCGGTTGGAAGAGGATGCGGCTTTCAGGCCTGCTAAACTGAAATCCGGTTACCGTGACTATATCATTCGGCAGGAGATAGATAAACAGGATGATCTTATAAAAAAATTCTGGAAAAATGAACTGGCAGGATACACCCGGCTGGACCTGTTTACCCGGGAAGAAGTGCTGGACCAGTACAGGCGTACGATGGACAGGCAACAGCTGATACAGCTGGAGAAAACGGCCGCGATGCTCAATACAACCGTGAAAGTGGTCTCCCTGAGCGCTTATTTGTATCTGCTTAAAACATTAAACTATCATGATGATATAGTGGCCGGTCTGGTAACGAACGCCCGCCCTGATAGGGAAGATGGCGACAGGATACTTGGTTGTTTCCTGAACACCATCCCTTTAAGATTCGCCATAGACGGATATGAAACCTGTATTGATCTCATTGCCGGGGTACATAATAAACTGGTCTCATTAAAAGAATATGAACGGCTTAGCATGTTTGAAATATCCCGTCTGCACATGGAAGAGGCGAACAGAGGCAACCCATTTTTCGATACCATTTTCAACTATGTGGATTTTCACGCCTACAGTGCTATCGCGAAAAATGATACGCCTGCAGACACTTTGCCGCTACTGAATATTTCCAGTCACGGGAGAAGGAATACCTGGTTTGATATTTCAATAGATGCTACGGGAGGTGGGTATGATGTGAATATAACGCTTGTCAGGAAGCTCAGGTCGGGCATTACGGCGGAAAAGGCAGGATGGTTGTATCTCCGTATTCTGGAGGCGTTCACTGCGGATGTTAAGCAGGTGACCGGCAAAATCAACCTTCTGGATGAAGCTGAAAAGAACAGTATACATGCTGTATTCAATAATACAGGAAAACCATACCCGCAGCACGAGACGCTGGTCTCTCTCTTCGAAAAACAGGTTGCTGAGTCTCCTGAGCGGCATGCTGTGGTTTTTGAAGGCGCTGCGCTTACCTATGCAGCGCTGAATGAGGAAGCCGGGAAACTGGCGGATTACCTCAGGAATGCCTTTGGTACCGGTAAAGGAAGCCTGGTAGGCATCATGCTCGGGAGGTCCGAAAAACTCATCGTGGCAATACTGGCTGTCCTGAAAACAGGTGCAGCTTACGTGCCGGTTGATCCGGGTTACCCGGAAGCAAGAAAGGAGTTTATGCTGAAGGATGCCGGTATACAGGTGCTGATCACGCACTCCGCGTATCCCACTGGTGACCTTTCTTTTAAAGGTGCTGTGTTCCTGGCTGATGTGCCGCTTCCGGATCACGGAACAGCCAGGGTATCCGCTGTAGCTGTATTACCAGACGACCTCGCGTATGTGATCTACACATCGGGATCTACCGGTCAGCCAAAAGGAGTGATGGTGGAGCATGCCGCCATCGTGAATACCGTTTTTTCACAGCGTGAAATTTTTGGTGTGAAAGAAGGGGAACACGCCTTACAGTTCTCTTCTCCCTCATTTGATGCATCGGTATGGGAAATATTTATGGCACTCGCTGCCGGTGCGGCACTGTATATCGTGGATGAAGACACCAAACAGAACCCTCGCCTCTTTGAACAATATCTTACATCACACAATATCAGTATCGCTACACTTCCTCCTTCCTATGTACGCCTGTTGCAGCCCGCGGAAATACCGGTATTACAGCACCTGATAACCGCTGGTGAAGAAGCGCCCGGAGATAAAGCTGCTGCGTTCAGCGCACAGGGTGTGTATTATAACGCTTACGGACCTACGGAGACTGCTATATGTGCCACTGTCTTTAAAGTGGAGAAAGGAGAACATTTCAACACCCTGAATGTCCCTGTGGGTAGGCCTGTCAGCAATACGCAGGTGTATATCCTGAACAGCCAGGGAAATCCCGTGCCGCCGGGTGCTGCCGGAGAGATATGTATTGCAGGGGCCGGGCTGGCGAGAGGTTATCTCAACAACCCTGCACTCACCGCTGAAAGATTTGTGCCGGACCCGTTTAAAAACGGCCCCAGAATGTACCGGACAGGGGACACGGGAAGATGGTTACCGGATGGTAACATTGAATTTACAGGCAGAAAAGATGCACAAGTGAAGATAAACGGTTTCAGGATTGAAACAGGGGAGGTAGAAACGGCTTTATCGCGTCATCCGAATATCGAAGCCGCCGCTGTAAGCGTGTTTGCTGAAACAGGAAGTGAAGCGGAGCTGGTTGCCTACATCGTTGGCCCCCAGCTGCAGAGCATTGATGGA